One genomic window of Numida meleagris isolate 19003 breed g44 Domestic line chromosome 1, NumMel1.0, whole genome shotgun sequence includes the following:
- the C1H7orf49 gene encoding modulator of retrovirus infection homolog produces the protein MAAAHKMAATRRRLLPAWMGAAGEGERRARVPGRVGRRRQKAAAAEPRAVTVYCMNEAELVDVALGVLAESLQRERAEEKVCSGSEEEQDLQQEEPELQREERDLQAAPSRAPGGTACVGEGSDRSPGPPSPPGAGTDAERTGLNDSEDDVLKYVREIFFT, from the exons ATGGCGGCTGCGCACAAGATGGCGGCGACGCGGCGGAGGCTACTGCCCGCCTGGATGGGGGCGGCGGGGGAAGGCGAACGGCGGGCAAGGGTGCCAGGCCGGGTCGGGCGGCGGCGGCAGaaagcggcggcggcggagcccAG GGCAGTGACCGTGTACTGCATGAACGAGGCGGAGCTGGTGGACGTGGCGCTGGGCGTGCTGGCTGAG AGCTTACAGCGCGAGAGAGCTGAGGAGAAGGTCTGCAGCGGGAGTGAAGAGGAACAGGACCTTCAGCAAGAGGAACCGGAGCTCCAGCGGGAGGAACGGGACCTGCAGGCAGCGCCGAGCCGGGCTCCCGGAGGCACAGCCTGTGTGGGGGAAGGCAGCGACCGCAGCCCGGGCCCCCCATCCCCTCCTGGTGCTGGCACGGATGCAGAGAGGACTGGCCTTAACGACTCTGAGGATGACGTTCTGAAATATGTCAGGGAGATCTTTTTCACTTAG